The following proteins are co-located in the Acidicapsa acidisoli genome:
- a CDS encoding BlaI/MecI/CopY family transcriptional regulator, producing MSAPKLSKLEFQIMEVLWNRGESSIREIQDAFPEKRKPAYTTIQTTVYRLETKDVVQRIKKVGNFHIFSAAVSRDAAQRRLIDELLALFGGRTQPLMAHLVESGKLSMEDVKQAEKALRKLSKKED from the coding sequence ATGTCAGCGCCGAAACTATCCAAACTCGAATTTCAGATTATGGAAGTGCTGTGGAACCGAGGCGAGTCCTCCATCCGCGAGATTCAGGATGCATTTCCGGAGAAGCGCAAGCCCGCCTACACGACGATTCAGACCACCGTCTACCGCCTCGAAACAAAGGATGTAGTCCAGCGAATCAAGAAGGTCGGAAACTTCCACATCTTTTCAGCCGCAGTCTCGCGCGATGCCGCCCAGCGCCGCTTGATCGATGAACTGCTGGCCTTGTTTGGCGGCCGCACGCAACCGCTGATGGCGCACCTCGTGGAGTCAGGAAAGCTCTCCATGGAAGATGTGAAACAAGCCGAAAAGGCGCTGCGCAAGTTATCGAAGAAGGAGGATTGA
- a CDS encoding vWA domain-containing protein, with translation MKRFGIAMYVAAGALLVSTSAFAQGEKDGQGQAIVTILPKHDGDQAPNVSAQDLTIKVNGKDTKVSNFESLRNATDPIELVVLIDSSARTSLGRQFDDITQFVNTLPPNVRVTLGYMMNGNANLTGPFTTDHAAALNGLRLPAGGAGVNSSPYFCLSDLSKRWPSRETNVRREVVMVTDGVDEYNRRYDPEDPYVQAAINDAVRAHLIVYTIYWTDRGRFDRTQYANNAGQNLMLSVTQATGGKSFWEGMGNPVSFQPYFEELTRRFKNQYELSFAVPMNGKPQIDTFKLKFKAAGSEVDAPEQVFVARPGLAQD, from the coding sequence ATGAAGAGATTTGGAATTGCAATGTATGTTGCCGCCGGGGCGCTACTGGTGTCCACGTCTGCATTCGCGCAGGGAGAAAAAGATGGCCAGGGGCAGGCGATTGTGACAATTTTGCCCAAGCATGACGGAGATCAGGCGCCCAATGTGTCGGCGCAGGATCTGACGATCAAGGTGAACGGCAAAGACACCAAAGTGTCGAACTTTGAGTCGCTGCGGAACGCGACCGATCCGATCGAGCTTGTGGTACTGATCGACAGCTCGGCGCGCACCAGCCTGGGACGCCAGTTCGATGACATTACACAGTTTGTGAACACCCTGCCGCCAAATGTCCGGGTGACTCTCGGATACATGATGAATGGCAACGCCAACCTTACAGGTCCATTTACCACCGACCACGCTGCGGCGCTGAACGGGCTGCGTCTTCCAGCGGGTGGAGCGGGCGTCAACAGCAGCCCGTACTTCTGCCTGTCGGACCTGTCCAAGCGCTGGCCCTCCCGGGAAACAAATGTGCGCCGTGAAGTGGTGATGGTGACCGACGGCGTGGACGAGTATAACCGCCGCTACGATCCGGAAGATCCATATGTGCAGGCGGCGATCAACGATGCAGTGCGTGCCCATCTGATCGTTTACACGATCTATTGGACCGACCGCGGCCGTTTTGACCGGACGCAGTATGCCAATAATGCAGGCCAGAACCTGATGCTTTCGGTTACCCAGGCGACCGGCGGCAAGAGTTTCTGGGAAGGAATGGGAAATCCAGTCTCCTTCCAACCGTATTTTGAGGAACTAACGCGCAGATTCAAGAACCAGTACGAATTGAGCTTTGCGGTTCCGATGAATGGCAAGCCGCAGATTGACACGTTCAAACTGAAGTTCAAAGCCGCTGGATCAGAAGTCGACGCACCAGAACAGGTGTTTGTTGCCCGGCCGGGTTTGGCGCAGGACTGA
- a CDS encoding M56 family metallopeptidase has protein sequence MMHANWISALANHLWQSTLFVLAAWMLAFALRKNQASTRYWIWLSASLKFMMPFSLLIEAGKRMGAMFALHASQPIVSQVVERVTQPFPQTELLSTAIPAVTLHKASFWPAAAASVWAAGVLIFACIWALKWWQLHAAVQMASRHALDAAVPVLSSKSLVEPGVFGIVQPVLLLPEGIANHLTQAQFEAILAHEMCHVRRRDNLTFAMHMAVETVFWFHPLIWWIRTRLIEERERACDEAVLQSGNNAEVYAEGILNVCKFYIESPLACASGVTGSDLKQRIVRIMTGRLGNNLSMGGKLLLSAVAAVAIVIPIVFGLAHTTQIFAQTKVEDSSAELPQFEVVSIKPNKSDDNRTGFLLSKGGFSLSGVPLQMMLREAFDVNNSRIFGSPNWANTDRFNVEAKVSEADLPKLDNLAPEQRVKMLLPVLQDRFNLKYHHETREMTVYVLTVAKGGLKLKEAPVQTGEKHGGVRMNGLGDFQGENVKIEFLGHVLSEQPELGHTILDKTGLTGSYDFHLQWTPAQTGPIGPDNSASGSSAAPDTNKPDLFTALQEQLGLKLESQKGPVDVIVIDHIEKPSAN, from the coding sequence ATGATGCACGCGAACTGGATCTCAGCTCTTGCCAACCACCTTTGGCAATCGACACTGTTTGTACTCGCGGCGTGGATGCTTGCCTTCGCGTTGCGAAAGAACCAAGCCTCCACGCGCTACTGGATCTGGTTGAGTGCATCGTTGAAGTTTATGATGCCCTTCTCCTTGCTGATCGAAGCCGGCAAGCGCATGGGAGCCATGTTTGCTCTGCACGCGTCCCAGCCAATCGTATCCCAAGTCGTAGAGCGGGTTACGCAGCCGTTTCCACAAACTGAGTTGCTTTCGACTGCGATTCCAGCCGTGACGCTGCACAAAGCCAGCTTCTGGCCTGCTGCAGCTGCGTCGGTATGGGCGGCAGGTGTCTTGATTTTCGCCTGCATCTGGGCTCTGAAATGGTGGCAACTGCACGCAGCGGTACAAATGGCATCTCGGCACGCCCTGGATGCCGCTGTGCCTGTGCTCTCTTCGAAATCGCTTGTTGAGCCAGGCGTCTTTGGCATCGTTCAGCCTGTGTTGCTTTTGCCTGAAGGAATTGCCAATCACCTGACGCAGGCTCAGTTCGAGGCCATCCTCGCGCACGAAATGTGCCATGTCCGGCGGCGCGACAACCTCACCTTTGCCATGCACATGGCCGTTGAAACGGTCTTCTGGTTTCATCCTCTGATCTGGTGGATCAGAACACGTCTGATCGAAGAGCGCGAGCGCGCCTGCGACGAAGCCGTGTTGCAATCTGGCAACAACGCCGAAGTGTATGCGGAGGGAATTCTCAATGTCTGTAAGTTCTATATTGAGTCGCCACTTGCCTGCGCCTCCGGCGTAACTGGCTCAGACCTCAAGCAGCGCATTGTCCGCATCATGACCGGACGCCTCGGCAATAACCTCAGCATGGGTGGAAAACTGCTGTTAAGTGCCGTCGCAGCTGTAGCGATTGTCATACCCATCGTTTTCGGGCTTGCGCATACGACGCAAATCTTCGCCCAAACCAAGGTTGAGGATTCATCAGCCGAACTCCCCCAATTTGAAGTAGTGTCGATCAAGCCGAACAAATCGGACGACAATCGCACTGGATTTCTCCTCAGCAAGGGTGGCTTTTCTCTCAGCGGCGTGCCACTTCAGATGATGCTGAGAGAGGCTTTCGATGTCAATAACAGCCGAATCTTTGGATCGCCAAATTGGGCCAATACAGATCGCTTCAACGTCGAGGCCAAGGTATCCGAAGCTGACCTGCCAAAATTGGATAACTTGGCGCCTGAGCAGCGCGTGAAAATGCTCCTGCCTGTGCTGCAAGATCGGTTCAATCTCAAGTATCATCACGAAACAAGAGAAATGACGGTATATGTTCTGACAGTCGCCAAAGGTGGTCTGAAGCTTAAAGAGGCTCCAGTACAGACCGGCGAAAAACACGGCGGCGTCAGGATGAACGGCCTTGGCGATTTCCAGGGAGAGAACGTCAAAATCGAATTTCTTGGCCATGTGCTGTCGGAGCAGCCGGAGCTTGGACACACGATCCTCGACAAGACCGGCCTTACCGGCAGTTACGACTTTCACCTGCAATGGACGCCTGCTCAAACAGGGCCGATAGGGCCCGACAATTCCGCGTCTGGAAGCTCTGCTGCACCTGACACCAACAAGCCGGACCTGTTCACAGCGTTGCAGGAACAGCTAGGTCTCAAACTCGAATCACAAAAGGGGCCGGTCGATGTCATCGTGATCGACCATATTGAGAAGCCCTCGGCTAACTAG
- a CDS encoding TIGR03435 family protein → MKKLLLSLVATALISPLALLAQDVTGTWQGTLDVGSGKSLRIVLKVSKAADGTLKAVNYSIDQGGQPIPVSTISLQGTAFNFAVSMIGGKYEGKLSADGNSIAGTWSQGPNPLPLNFAKATPATTWTIPEPPPEIPPMAADASPEFEVATIKPSNPDTQGRGFRVRGREFTTMNTTLTSLLTFAYGLHPKQIVGAPAWVDTDKFDITAQPDAPGRPNDTQWKAMLQKLLADRFQLTFHHDKKELPIYALEVAKSGSKLTKSQGDPNGLPSMFFRGLGNLPAANATMQDFAGLLQSAVLDKPVVDQTGLTGRFDFTLNWTPDESQFVGLGVKVPPPSDKPDAPPGLFTAVQEQLGLKLEATKAPVDVIVIDKVEKPSAN, encoded by the coding sequence ATGAAGAAGCTTCTACTTAGCCTCGTCGCGACGGCCCTGATTTCACCACTCGCTCTGCTCGCCCAGGATGTCACCGGGACATGGCAGGGAACACTCGATGTAGGCAGCGGCAAATCACTCCGCATTGTCCTGAAGGTTTCCAAGGCGGCTGACGGAACGCTGAAGGCCGTGAACTACAGTATCGATCAAGGCGGGCAGCCCATTCCCGTTTCTACGATTTCCTTGCAGGGAACTGCCTTTAACTTCGCGGTCTCTATGATTGGCGGTAAGTACGAGGGAAAGTTGAGCGCTGACGGCAACTCCATCGCCGGAACCTGGAGCCAGGGCCCCAATCCGCTGCCGCTCAACTTTGCAAAAGCCACTCCCGCAACCACCTGGACGATTCCCGAGCCTCCGCCGGAGATTCCGCCGATGGCTGCTGACGCTTCTCCGGAATTTGAAGTCGCCACCATCAAGCCGAGCAACCCGGATACGCAAGGCCGGGGATTCCGAGTGAGAGGCCGCGAATTCACGACGATGAACACGACACTCACCAGTCTGCTCACCTTTGCTTATGGATTACATCCGAAGCAGATCGTGGGCGCTCCAGCGTGGGTGGACACCGATAAGTTCGACATAACCGCGCAGCCCGATGCGCCCGGCAGGCCCAATGATACGCAGTGGAAAGCAATGCTGCAAAAGCTGCTGGCCGATCGCTTCCAACTTACCTTTCATCACGATAAGAAAGAACTCCCGATTTATGCGCTCGAAGTTGCCAAAAGCGGCTCGAAGCTGACCAAGAGTCAGGGCGACCCGAACGGCTTGCCAAGCATGTTCTTCCGAGGCCTCGGCAACCTGCCTGCCGCCAATGCGACGATGCAGGACTTCGCCGGGCTGCTTCAATCGGCTGTTCTCGACAAGCCGGTGGTGGATCAGACCGGACTCACGGGGCGCTTTGATTTCACGTTGAATTGGACGCCGGATGAGTCGCAATTCGTTGGATTGGGCGTCAAAGTACCTCCGCCGAGCGACAAGCCCGACGCGCCGCCGGGCCTGTTTACCGCAGTTCAGGAGCAGCTTGGGTTGAAGCTGGAGGCGACCAAAGCCCCCGTCGATGTGATCGTCATCGATAAGGTTGAGAAGCCTTCGGCAAACTAG
- a CDS encoding cytidine/deoxycytidylate deaminase family protein, with the protein MADHTRQNLTVTPWPAAAPLVVTSRIFDAAANLVATGTYNSGTGIHAEVDAINTLGAIAWVNPHTILTSLEPCPRCAVILRAFQMAHGWTIQAPARAFASNWAGAYALPDGIFTVVLNQMNISALDRMHYSEEIKSAIKTFESR; encoded by the coding sequence ATGGCCGATCACACCCGTCAGAATCTCACCGTAACTCCGTGGCCCGCAGCAGCGCCACTCGTTGTCACATCCCGGATTTTCGACGCAGCCGCCAATCTTGTGGCTACTGGCACGTACAACAGCGGCACTGGAATCCACGCGGAAGTCGACGCAATCAACACTCTGGGAGCAATTGCCTGGGTAAATCCGCACACAATACTTACCAGCCTGGAACCGTGCCCCCGATGCGCGGTGATCCTTCGAGCATTTCAAATGGCACATGGGTGGACGATTCAGGCGCCGGCAAGAGCATTTGCTTCCAACTGGGCTGGGGCTTATGCGTTGCCTGATGGCATATTCACTGTAGTTCTGAATCAGATGAATATCTCGGCGCTCGATCGTATGCACTATAGCGAAGAGATCAAGAGTGCAATCAAGACATTTGAATCCCGGTGA
- the gcvT gene encoding glycine cleavage system aminomethyltransferase GcvT produces MSTTPAPVVPALKQTALNATHRALKAKMVDFGGWDMPVEYSGLIAEHLAVRTAVGLFDVGHMGEIQFRGPNSLAAVQRITMNDASRLKDGQAQYSALLTPEGTFVDDILVHKLGDNDYLLVVNAGTKDKDYAWIRKQVGGMPGIHISDYSSYYTQLAIQGPRALETLQKLTKVDLAGIKNYWFTFGQVAGVYNTLIARTGYSGEDGFEIYVPSDVVTSEKVWNAGLEAGTEFGILPCGLGARNTLRLEAGMPLYEHEITDQTNVFEAGLDRWLKLEKDSDFLGREALLAVKESGGPARKLVGLEMVERGIARDGYPVLNEAGEQIGVVTSGSPAPFLKTNIAYAYVPASVAESKEDVFVQVRTNKVRAKQVSTPFYKRIKK; encoded by the coding sequence ATGTCGACTACACCAGCACCCGTTGTTCCCGCACTGAAACAGACCGCCCTCAATGCCACGCATCGCGCCCTAAAGGCGAAGATGGTCGACTTCGGCGGCTGGGACATGCCGGTTGAGTACTCCGGTCTTATCGCCGAACATCTGGCCGTGCGCACAGCCGTTGGCCTCTTCGACGTGGGCCACATGGGCGAGATCCAGTTTCGCGGGCCCAATTCGCTGGCTGCAGTTCAGCGCATCACCATGAACGACGCTTCGCGCCTCAAAGACGGTCAGGCGCAGTATTCCGCGCTGCTCACGCCCGAGGGCACCTTCGTCGACGACATTCTGGTTCACAAGCTCGGCGACAACGACTACCTGCTCGTGGTCAATGCCGGAACCAAGGACAAGGACTACGCTTGGATTCGCAAGCAGGTGGGCGGCATGCCTGGCATCCACATCAGCGATTACTCCAGCTACTACACGCAACTCGCCATTCAGGGTCCACGAGCGCTGGAGACCTTGCAGAAGTTAACCAAAGTCGATCTCGCTGGGATCAAGAACTACTGGTTCACTTTTGGTCAGGTAGCCGGGGTCTACAACACGCTTATCGCCCGCACAGGCTACTCGGGCGAAGACGGCTTCGAAATCTACGTCCCCTCCGACGTCGTCACCAGCGAGAAGGTCTGGAACGCCGGACTCGAAGCCGGCACAGAGTTCGGCATTCTGCCCTGCGGCCTGGGCGCACGCAATACCCTGCGTCTGGAAGCGGGAATGCCTCTCTATGAACACGAGATCACCGACCAGACGAACGTGTTCGAAGCTGGCCTCGATCGCTGGCTCAAGCTCGAAAAAGACTCCGACTTCCTCGGGCGCGAGGCGCTGCTCGCCGTCAAGGAATCCGGCGGCCCGGCGCGCAAGCTCGTTGGCCTCGAAATGGTGGAACGAGGCATCGCCCGCGACGGCTACCCGGTGCTCAACGAAGCGGGCGAGCAGATCGGCGTTGTCACCAGCGGGTCGCCTGCGCCGTTTTTGAAGACCAACATTGCCTACGCATACGTACCTGCATCTGTCGCCGAGAGCAAGGAAGATGTCTTTGTGCAGGTCCGCACGAATAAGGTCCGTGCAAAGCAGGTTTCGACGCCGTTCTATAAGCGGATCAAGAAATAA
- a CDS encoding carboxypeptidase-like regulatory domain-containing protein, translating to MISLRRTYNLLRLLCLLACLSAAMYAVASEHHGQVTFNSLPLPGATVTATRGTDKLATITDSRGVYSFPDLKDGAWTIEVQKLFFVPLKQEVVVSPDAPAATWESKLLPLEEIKAQAKLQTSTPAVAIPTQNNGEAAKPQEMSVATSPPPDPAKPQEESDQRANDGLLINGSVNNAASSPFALSQAFGNTRNGSKGLYNGGLALILDNSALDARPYSLSGLEIPKPAYNQVTGVATLGGPIRIPHLLWHGPNFFVGYQWMRSQTSTALPGLVPDMAERNGDFSDVLNAQGQPIQIFDPATGLPFPGNVAPISPQAQTLLNLYPLPNVTGNSGYNYQIPVLSGTHQDSLQARLDKSIGAKNQLFGRFAFQSTRSGNTNLFGFLDRTDALGINSDVNWTHRISHEMLMTTGYRFSRLRTGVTPYFENRQNVSGAAGINGNDQDPADWGPPSLTFSSGIAGLSDTQSSLNRNETNAVSYSMNWNHLRHYWTFGVDFRRQEFNYLTQQNPRGAFAFTGAATQGMVNGVPTGGSDFADFLLGIPDTSAIAYGNADKYFRESVYDAYATDDFRVSPELTINAGARWEYGAPITESFGRLVNLDVSDGFAAVAPVVASDPVGPLTGQKYPDSLIRPDKRLVEPRIGISWRPISGSSIVVRAGYGIYSDTSVYQSTALSMAQQAPLSKSLSVQNSTACPLTLANGFNPCSSTTSDTFAVDPNFRVGYAQVWQLSVQSDLPAALQLTATYLGIKGTRGVQEFLPNTYPIGAANPCPGCPIGFVYRTSNGDSTRESGMVQLRRRLRRGFTASLQYTYAKSLDDDSVLGGQGPVAAGSTSPTSTQAAPVIAQNWLNLKAERGLSTFDQRNLLNLQLQYTSGMGLRGGTLMNGWRGALLKEWTILSTIAAGTGLPETPIYLAAVPGTGVTGTIRPDFTGKSVSAAPSGLHLNPAAYSAPALGQWGTAGKDSITGPGQFSLNGSMSRTFRLASRFDSKLNLDVRIDGTNLLNHGVFTAWNTTINSTQFGLPAAANPMRSLQATLRLRF from the coding sequence TTGATCTCGTTGCGGCGAACCTACAATCTGCTACGTCTGCTCTGCTTACTGGCATGCCTTTCTGCGGCAATGTACGCCGTAGCGTCTGAACATCACGGCCAGGTAACGTTCAACAGCCTGCCGCTGCCCGGCGCAACTGTCACAGCGACTCGCGGAACTGATAAGCTCGCCACCATCACCGACAGCCGTGGCGTTTATTCTTTTCCTGACCTGAAGGATGGCGCATGGACGATTGAAGTCCAGAAGCTTTTCTTTGTCCCACTTAAGCAAGAGGTCGTAGTCTCGCCGGACGCGCCCGCTGCGACATGGGAGTCGAAGCTGTTACCGCTCGAAGAAATCAAGGCCCAGGCGAAGCTTCAGACATCAACACCCGCCGTCGCAATACCCACGCAGAACAACGGCGAGGCCGCAAAGCCGCAAGAGATGAGTGTTGCCACATCGCCACCCCCTGATCCCGCGAAGCCGCAGGAAGAGTCTGATCAGCGCGCCAATGATGGACTTCTTATCAACGGCAGCGTGAACAACGCGGCGTCCTCTCCATTTGCACTTTCGCAAGCCTTCGGCAATACCCGCAATGGCAGCAAAGGGCTTTATAACGGCGGTCTCGCGTTGATCCTCGATAACTCCGCGCTCGATGCTCGGCCATATTCTCTAAGCGGCCTGGAGATACCGAAGCCCGCGTATAACCAGGTGACAGGCGTAGCGACTCTCGGCGGACCTATCCGAATCCCTCATCTCCTTTGGCATGGCCCTAACTTCTTTGTCGGCTATCAATGGATGCGAAGCCAAACATCAACGGCATTGCCGGGCCTAGTTCCGGATATGGCGGAGCGCAACGGCGACTTCTCGGACGTCCTGAATGCGCAGGGCCAGCCGATCCAGATATTCGACCCGGCGACAGGTCTTCCGTTTCCCGGCAACGTAGCTCCCATCAGTCCTCAAGCGCAGACGCTGTTGAATTTGTATCCGTTGCCCAACGTTACGGGTAACTCGGGCTATAACTACCAAATCCCGGTTCTCTCCGGCACGCATCAGGACTCATTGCAGGCGCGGCTGGATAAGTCGATTGGCGCGAAGAATCAGCTATTCGGCCGGTTTGCCTTTCAAAGCACACGCTCCGGAAATACGAACCTGTTCGGGTTTCTAGACAGGACCGATGCGCTTGGCATCAACTCCGACGTGAACTGGACACATCGCATCAGCCACGAGATGCTGATGACAACCGGATACAGATTCAGTCGGCTGCGAACGGGCGTTACGCCCTACTTCGAGAATCGGCAGAATGTCTCCGGTGCTGCCGGCATCAACGGCAACGACCAGGACCCGGCGGATTGGGGTCCTCCGTCGCTGACTTTTTCGAGCGGCATCGCTGGGCTGTCCGATACGCAAAGCTCCTTGAATCGCAACGAAACCAACGCCGTGTCGTACTCGATGAACTGGAATCATCTTCGCCATTACTGGACGTTCGGCGTCGATTTTCGAAGGCAGGAGTTCAATTACCTGACGCAGCAAAATCCGCGCGGCGCATTTGCTTTCACTGGAGCCGCTACGCAGGGCATGGTCAACGGCGTTCCTACTGGCGGATCGGATTTCGCAGACTTCCTGCTGGGGATTCCGGATACCAGCGCGATTGCATACGGAAATGCCGACAAGTACTTTCGCGAATCTGTCTACGACGCCTATGCAACGGATGACTTCCGGGTAAGTCCCGAACTAACCATCAATGCGGGAGCACGCTGGGAATACGGCGCGCCGATTACAGAGTCATTTGGCCGGCTTGTGAATCTGGATGTGTCGGACGGCTTCGCTGCCGTGGCGCCGGTGGTTGCAAGCGATCCTGTCGGGCCACTCACTGGACAGAAATATCCCGATTCGCTCATTCGCCCAGATAAGCGATTGGTTGAGCCGCGCATTGGAATCTCCTGGCGTCCAATCTCCGGTTCTTCCATCGTCGTGCGCGCAGGATACGGAATCTATTCGGATACTTCGGTGTATCAGTCAACTGCGCTATCGATGGCGCAGCAAGCGCCGCTCTCCAAGAGCCTCAGCGTGCAAAACAGCACGGCGTGCCCACTGACGCTAGCGAACGGGTTCAACCCGTGTTCCTCGACAACATCCGACACATTCGCTGTCGACCCCAATTTCCGCGTCGGCTATGCGCAGGTATGGCAGCTATCTGTGCAAAGCGACCTGCCTGCCGCGCTGCAATTGACGGCAACTTATCTCGGCATCAAAGGAACGCGAGGCGTGCAGGAGTTCCTGCCCAATACATATCCGATAGGCGCTGCCAATCCATGCCCGGGCTGCCCGATTGGGTTCGTCTATCGCACCTCCAACGGCGATTCCACGCGGGAATCGGGGATGGTCCAATTGCGGCGGAGATTGCGGCGCGGCTTTACAGCATCGCTGCAATACACGTATGCGAAATCTCTGGATGACGACTCAGTGCTCGGCGGTCAAGGCCCAGTAGCTGCGGGCTCAACCAGTCCTACATCGACGCAGGCTGCTCCCGTCATCGCGCAGAACTGGCTGAATCTCAAAGCGGAGCGCGGTTTATCGACCTTTGACCAGCGCAATCTGCTGAACCTTCAACTGCAATACACATCGGGCATGGGGCTGCGCGGCGGCACGCTGATGAATGGCTGGAGAGGCGCGCTGCTGAAGGAGTGGACAATCCTCTCGACGATTGCCGCTGGGACAGGTTTGCCCGAGACACCGATCTATCTTGCGGCCGTGCCGGGCACTGGCGTGACCGGCACGATTCGCCCTGATTTCACGGGCAAATCCGTCAGCGCGGCTCCCTCGGGACTGCATCTAAATCCTGCGGCGTATTCGGCGCCTGCACTGGGTCAATGGGGAACTGCCGGCAAAGACTCCATTACCGGACCTGGACAATTCAGTTTGAATGGCTCGATGTCGCGAACATTCCGGCTCGCGTCCCGGTTCGATTCCAAACTCAATCTCGACGTCCGCATCGATGGCACCAATCTGCTGAATCATGGCGTGTTTACAGCGTGGAACACCACCATCAACAGCACTCAATTTGGACTGCCCGCAGCGGCCAATCCAATGCGCAGCCTGCAGGCTACGCTGCGCTTGAGGTTTTAA